The following proteins are co-located in the Microbacterium immunditiarum genome:
- a CDS encoding acyl-CoA dehydrogenase family protein: MATTLSNPAMTAEERAAIIEAVREFAQTELEPKAIEWDEKSHFPRDVLQRAGELGIGGITVREKSGGTGLARVDAAAVYEELAKGDPAIASYISIHNMVAWMIDTYGNDAQRAEWLPTLTSMQGFGAYCLTEPGAGSDAAAIATSAIRDGDEYVITGVKQFISGGGEASVYVVMARTGDPGARGITAFVVPDGTPGLSFGQLEKKMGWHAQPTRQVILDEVRVPADAVLGELGQGFKIAMNGLNGGRINIAACSIGGAQWALDKARRYVHERFTFGEPLAEKQSVVFTLADMTTELHAARLMVQDAATALDQKEPDAAVRAAMAKRFATDVGFRVANAALQLHGGYGYLQDYGIEKVVRDLRVHQILEGTNEIMRVIIGRDLLERAS; this comes from the coding sequence ATGGCGACCACCCTGAGCAACCCCGCGATGACCGCGGAGGAGCGAGCAGCGATCATCGAGGCGGTGCGCGAGTTCGCGCAGACCGAGCTCGAGCCGAAAGCGATCGAGTGGGACGAGAAGTCCCACTTCCCGAGAGACGTCCTCCAGCGAGCCGGTGAGCTCGGCATCGGCGGCATCACGGTCCGCGAGAAGTCGGGTGGCACCGGGCTCGCCCGCGTCGACGCGGCCGCCGTCTACGAGGAGCTCGCGAAGGGCGACCCCGCGATCGCGTCGTACATCTCGATCCACAACATGGTCGCGTGGATGATCGACACCTACGGCAACGACGCCCAGCGGGCCGAGTGGCTTCCGACCCTCACCTCGATGCAGGGCTTCGGCGCGTACTGCCTCACCGAGCCGGGAGCGGGGTCGGATGCCGCGGCCATCGCGACCTCCGCGATCCGCGACGGCGACGAGTACGTCATCACGGGTGTGAAGCAGTTCATCTCGGGCGGGGGTGAGGCATCCGTCTATGTCGTCATGGCCCGCACCGGCGACCCCGGCGCCCGCGGGATCACCGCGTTCGTCGTGCCGGACGGCACGCCGGGCCTGTCGTTCGGCCAGCTCGAGAAGAAGATGGGCTGGCACGCGCAGCCGACCCGTCAGGTGATCCTCGACGAGGTGCGCGTGCCCGCCGACGCCGTGCTCGGCGAGCTCGGCCAGGGCTTCAAGATCGCGATGAACGGTCTCAACGGCGGTCGCATCAACATCGCCGCGTGCTCGATCGGCGGTGCGCAGTGGGCGCTCGACAAGGCGCGTCGCTACGTGCACGAGCGGTTCACGTTCGGCGAGCCGCTCGCCGAGAAGCAGTCCGTCGTCTTCACGCTCGCCGACATGACGACTGAGCTGCACGCGGCGCGCCTCATGGTGCAGGACGCCGCCACCGCGCTCGACCAGAAGGAGCCGGATGCCGCGGTCCGCGCCGCGATGGCGAAGCGCTTCGCGACCGACGTCGGCTTCCGCGTCGCGAATGCGGCGCTGCAGCTTCACGGCGGCTACGGCTACCTGCAGGATTACGGCATCGAGAAGGTGGTGCGCGACCTGCGCGTGCACCAGATCCTGGAAGGGACGAACGAGATCATGCGCGTCATCATCGGCCGTGACCTGCTGGAGCGTGCCTCGTGA
- the mmsB gene encoding 3-hydroxyisobutyrate dehydrogenase produces MTAVEQGARVAFLGLGHMGLPMARNLKSAGYDVVGFDVSQTAMQAANEAGVETASSGPDAAATARVVITMFQTGAQVLAAYSGRDGVDGLVDVAKPGTLFIDCSTISVDEAREAHTLAEVAGHRALDAPVSGGVVGAENATLAFMVGGGDEDFEAARPLLEAMGRRVVHCGGDGLGQAAKVCNNMILAVSQIAVAEAFVLGERLGLTHQALFDVASNASGKCWALTTNCPVPGPVPTSPANRDYQPGFAGSLMAKDLGLAERAIESTGVDAKLGLMAREIYKEFAEGQGANQDFSGIINTVRAASGDRL; encoded by the coding sequence GTGACCGCCGTCGAACAGGGCGCTCGCGTCGCATTCCTCGGACTCGGGCACATGGGCCTGCCGATGGCCCGCAACCTGAAGTCCGCCGGGTACGACGTCGTCGGCTTCGACGTGTCGCAGACCGCCATGCAGGCCGCGAACGAGGCCGGCGTCGAGACGGCGTCGTCAGGGCCGGATGCGGCGGCCACCGCGCGCGTCGTCATCACGATGTTCCAGACGGGCGCCCAGGTGCTCGCCGCCTACTCGGGCCGCGACGGGGTCGACGGACTCGTCGACGTCGCGAAGCCCGGCACGCTGTTCATCGACTGCTCGACGATCTCGGTCGACGAGGCGCGCGAAGCGCACACGCTCGCGGAGGTCGCCGGGCACCGCGCCCTCGACGCGCCCGTGTCGGGGGGTGTCGTCGGCGCCGAGAACGCGACGCTCGCGTTCATGGTCGGCGGAGGCGACGAGGACTTCGAGGCGGCACGCCCGCTGCTCGAGGCGATGGGCCGCCGGGTCGTGCACTGCGGCGGCGACGGCCTCGGCCAGGCCGCGAAGGTGTGCAACAACATGATCCTCGCGGTGTCACAGATCGCCGTCGCCGAGGCGTTCGTGCTGGGGGAGCGGCTGGGGCTCACGCATCAGGCGCTCTTCGACGTCGCCTCGAACGCGTCGGGCAAGTGCTGGGCTCTCACGACGAACTGCCCTGTGCCGGGACCGGTGCCGACGTCGCCCGCGAACCGCGACTACCAGCCCGGCTTCGCCGGGTCGCTCATGGCGAAGGACCTCGGCCTCGCCGAGCGGGCGATCGAGTCGACCGGCGTCGACGCGAAGCTCGGGCTCATGGCGCGCGAGATCTACAAGGAGTTCGCGGAGGGGCAGGGCGCGAACCAGGACTTCTCCGGGATCATCAACACGGTCCGGGCCGCCTCCGGAGATCGTCTCTGA
- a CDS encoding MarR family transcriptional regulator, with protein sequence MARNRRLPIDPIAEAQRQWIAHGWADAAPGMSAVTSIMRAHQLFLARVDETLRPLQLTFARYELLTLLSFSSSGRMPMVSASARLQVHPASVTNTVDRLEAVGLVRREPHPGDGRATLVVLTDAGRELSERATAALNRAVFERPGLTRGDAEQLVDLITRMRRDAGDFEDAEPSADPNSETRPDA encoded by the coding sequence GTGGCCCGCAACAGACGACTGCCGATCGACCCGATCGCCGAGGCGCAGCGCCAGTGGATCGCGCACGGGTGGGCGGATGCCGCGCCCGGCATGTCGGCGGTGACGTCGATCATGCGGGCGCACCAGCTCTTCCTGGCGCGCGTCGACGAGACGCTGCGCCCCTTGCAGCTCACGTTCGCGCGCTACGAGCTGCTCACTCTGTTGAGCTTCTCGAGCTCCGGACGGATGCCGATGGTCTCCGCCAGCGCGCGCCTCCAGGTGCATCCGGCGAGCGTCACGAACACGGTCGACCGGCTCGAGGCCGTCGGGCTCGTGCGGCGCGAGCCCCACCCCGGCGACGGACGCGCGACCCTCGTCGTGCTCACCGACGCCGGACGGGAACTGTCGGAGCGCGCGACGGCGGCCCTCAACCGAGCCGTCTTCGAACGTCCGGGGCTCACTCGCGGAGACGCCGAGCAGCTTGTCGACCTCATCACGCGCATGCGCCGCGATGCCGGCGACTTCGAGGACGCCGAGCCGAGTGCCGACCCGAACTCCGAGACGCGACCCGACGCCTGA
- a CDS encoding acyl-CoA dehydrogenase family protein — protein MTSLDDYRMFLADALPSDYDERYADYRDDVELRAHFQAACFDEGWLVPEWPRERGGRDLALTEALSVRIEGAVRRVPRQMNIQATGVVAPALVQFGTAAQQEKYLRPTLRGEAWWALGMSEPGAGSDLASLRTTAIRRDDVFVVNGQKVWTTQADESRWCTLYVRTDPDAPKHRGITCLILDMDAPGVTARPIRTAGSSIETFCEVFLDDVEIPAENVLGEVNGGWRVAMSALDHERDMIWINNWLEMQRALDPVLRGPAPGAHSHVRLGRLLAETEAIRLTGIRTVGARVAGSETPLAGILKLYGSESVQEAARFALEVGGVGGHAPRAQFDEYLESMAATIYGGTSEIQRNIIAERILGLPKGA, from the coding sequence ATGACCTCGCTCGACGACTACCGTATGTTCCTGGCCGACGCCCTGCCGTCCGACTACGACGAGCGCTACGCGGACTACCGCGACGACGTGGAGCTGCGCGCCCACTTCCAGGCGGCGTGCTTCGACGAAGGGTGGCTCGTGCCCGAGTGGCCGCGCGAGCGCGGCGGCCGCGACCTCGCCCTCACCGAGGCGCTCTCCGTCCGCATCGAGGGAGCCGTGCGTCGCGTGCCGCGGCAGATGAACATCCAGGCGACGGGGGTCGTGGCGCCCGCGCTCGTGCAGTTCGGCACCGCGGCCCAGCAGGAGAAGTACCTGCGCCCGACGCTGCGCGGCGAGGCGTGGTGGGCGCTGGGGATGTCCGAACCGGGCGCCGGCTCTGACCTCGCGTCGCTCCGGACCACAGCGATCCGCCGCGATGACGTCTTCGTCGTGAACGGCCAGAAAGTCTGGACGACGCAGGCCGACGAGTCCCGGTGGTGCACGCTCTACGTCCGCACCGACCCCGATGCTCCGAAGCATCGCGGCATCACCTGCCTCATCCTCGACATGGACGCACCCGGTGTCACCGCGCGACCGATCCGAACCGCGGGCTCCAGCATCGAGACGTTCTGCGAGGTGTTCCTCGACGACGTCGAGATCCCCGCCGAGAACGTCCTCGGCGAAGTGAACGGCGGATGGCGGGTCGCGATGTCGGCGCTCGATCACGAGCGCGACATGATCTGGATCAACAACTGGCTCGAGATGCAGCGCGCGCTGGACCCCGTGCTTCGGGGACCCGCGCCGGGCGCGCACAGCCACGTGCGTCTCGGTCGCCTGCTGGCCGAGACGGAAGCCATCCGACTGACCGGCATCCGAACGGTCGGCGCGCGGGTGGCGGGCAGCGAGACGCCGCTGGCGGGCATCCTGAAGCTCTACGGATCCGAGTCCGTGCAGGAGGCGGCGCGCTTCGCCCTGGAGGTCGGCGGCGTCGGCGGCCACGCGCCCCGTGCGCAGTTCGACGAGTACCTGGAGTCGATGGCCGCGACGATCTACGGCGGGACATCCGAGATCCAGCGCAACATCATCGCGGAGCGGATTCTCGGGCTGCCCAAGGGCGCGTGA
- a CDS encoding acyl-CoA dehydrogenase family protein, with product MVTTSAASEIDWNLYVPSEQTLELEEAAREHFAALFSTAEVRAAVGREPADHLWQPVVEQGYTAIGLPESVDGLGSLVDLAAVLEQAGRALLPVPLLATAAATQTLLAIGAPVTEPPTQPSTIAVPRGAARWLGFDGRTATTSVAVDARDGGCRIRVLSVASADRRPVQGVDDSRAAVEFADAAVIDEHEVDSDCESVLAPARVCVAADLVGVAAGALDGAIGHVLTREQFGRTIGSFQAVKHLLADAYVLVERARSLTLGAAVEASTAPLGADSRRLGMLAKAAAADAAVRCSDLQVQLLGAMGLTWESDAPLFVRRARHTAAFLGNADDLYAAAGAESLTEGSAR from the coding sequence ATGGTCACCACGTCGGCGGCGAGCGAGATCGATTGGAATCTCTATGTGCCCTCGGAGCAGACTCTCGAACTCGAGGAGGCGGCCCGCGAGCACTTCGCCGCTTTGTTCTCCACCGCCGAGGTCCGCGCGGCCGTCGGACGCGAGCCGGCCGATCACCTCTGGCAGCCTGTCGTGGAGCAGGGCTACACCGCGATCGGGCTGCCTGAGTCCGTGGACGGACTGGGCTCGCTGGTCGACCTTGCCGCGGTTCTCGAGCAGGCAGGGCGGGCACTCCTCCCCGTGCCCCTCCTCGCGACGGCAGCCGCGACCCAGACCCTCCTCGCGATCGGAGCGCCGGTCACCGAGCCCCCGACGCAGCCCTCGACCATCGCGGTGCCGCGCGGCGCAGCGCGATGGCTGGGCTTCGACGGCCGCACAGCGACCACCTCGGTGGCTGTCGACGCGAGGGACGGGGGGTGCCGCATCCGTGTCCTCTCCGTCGCCTCGGCCGATCGCCGCCCGGTGCAGGGAGTAGATGACTCCCGTGCCGCCGTGGAGTTCGCCGATGCGGCCGTCATCGACGAGCACGAAGTGGACTCCGACTGCGAGTCGGTCCTCGCCCCGGCCCGCGTCTGCGTCGCCGCGGATCTGGTCGGCGTCGCCGCGGGCGCACTCGACGGCGCGATCGGCCACGTCCTCACACGCGAGCAGTTCGGGCGCACCATCGGCTCGTTCCAGGCCGTGAAGCACCTCCTCGCCGACGCGTACGTCCTGGTGGAGCGCGCGCGCAGCCTCACACTGGGCGCCGCCGTCGAGGCCTCGACGGCCCCGCTCGGGGCGGACTCACGGCGCCTCGGCATGCTCGCCAAGGCGGCGGCCGCCGATGCCGCCGTGCGCTGCTCCGATCTGCAGGTGCAGCTGCTGGGCGCAATGGGCCTCACGTGGGAGTCCGACGCGCCGCTGTTCGTCCGCCGCGCCCGGCACACTGCGGCGTTCCTCGGCAACGCCGATGACCTGTACGCCGCCGCCGGCGCCGAAAGCCTCACGGAAGGATCCGCGCGATGA
- a CDS encoding FadR/GntR family transcriptional regulator yields MSSRVAESIAADLRKRILRGDADGEPLPRQDDLTRQYGVSGPSLREALRILEAEGLITVRRGKFGGAYVHKPDWSSAAYALALSLQGQGATLTDLARSLLVFEPMCAAGCASRPDRAETIVPELKGNLADTEARIGDSVRFSASARRFHDLLVGGLAEESLRLIVRSMVAIWSIQEQIWAETVTASAQYPEPESQREAYRTHAAMLRLIEDGDVEGARRLSVTHLEASQAIVLKRFGGEVVDASSLAAVQAFKSL; encoded by the coding sequence ATGTCCTCGCGAGTGGCGGAGTCCATCGCCGCCGATCTGCGCAAGCGCATCCTCCGCGGCGACGCCGATGGCGAGCCCCTCCCGCGGCAAGACGACCTGACCCGACAGTACGGCGTGAGCGGGCCGTCGCTGCGCGAAGCGCTCCGCATTCTGGAGGCCGAGGGGCTCATCACCGTACGTCGTGGCAAGTTCGGCGGAGCATACGTGCACAAGCCGGACTGGTCGTCGGCCGCCTACGCACTGGCCCTCTCACTGCAGGGTCAGGGTGCCACGCTCACCGACCTCGCCCGATCGCTGCTCGTATTCGAGCCGATGTGCGCGGCGGGCTGCGCATCCCGTCCGGACCGCGCCGAGACGATCGTGCCCGAGCTCAAGGGCAATCTCGCCGACACCGAGGCGCGCATCGGCGACTCCGTGCGGTTCTCCGCCTCGGCCCGCAGGTTCCACGACCTGCTGGTCGGAGGTCTCGCCGAGGAGTCGCTGCGATTGATCGTGCGCAGCATGGTCGCCATCTGGTCGATCCAGGAGCAGATCTGGGCCGAGACGGTGACTGCGTCCGCTCAGTATCCGGAGCCGGAATCGCAGCGCGAGGCCTATCGAACCCACGCCGCTATGCTCCGCCTGATCGAGGACGGCGATGTGGAAGGCGCGCGACGGCTCAGCGTCACGCACCTCGAGGCGAGCCAGGCGATCGTGCTGAAGCGGTTCGGCGGCGAGGTCGTCGACGCGTCATCCCTCGCGGCGGTGCAGGCGTTCAAGAGCCTCTGA
- a CDS encoding ABC transporter permease, with the protein MAIESTLTAAAPTSGEDTRPASRLGLWVRRHGLSTGLVLILAYLVLFPLGRLQYLALENGAEAYREAIALPNLGQTLFTTLLLGAGSLVIAVGLGTLLAWFAMRLPQGMRWLATIPILPMVLPAVAVVVGWAFLFSPQVGYINLLLRQLPFVHVEQPEVGLPAGPLNVYTVAGVILVTGIQLVPLIFLFVQSSLRQFNYESIEASLIAGAGPVRTFVLIVIPLLRPALVYSAAFAMLLGLGQLTAPQFLGTREGIRVLATEVYRFGGESPVDFPLSAAVASPLLVAGIVFIVAQRILLRRDFRFVTAGTRGATRPLKPSPLAAPAIIVYGIVTLVLPFLALILVSLSPFWTSSVDLTRLTFDNYFKAFDDPAVINALTTSVVVSLAAMGIALPLGYLLTEVLYRRRGNAVVRAIIDTITQVPLGVPAVVFGVGFLYVYLGNPFMLYGTPLLMILVYVVLVLPFTVRLQLTARMTLGSTYEDAARASGAGVLRTHLGVMVPMMRGALAGASILMFVILTHEFAASMFVRSTRVQVLGTLLYDQWSRGSYPMVATIAIIMSAVTAAGLLLAAAVGGRAASLDKL; encoded by the coding sequence ATGGCCATCGAGTCGACATTGACGGCCGCCGCGCCGACCAGCGGCGAGGACACACGTCCTGCGAGCAGGCTCGGCCTGTGGGTGCGCCGGCACGGGCTGTCGACCGGGCTGGTGCTGATCCTCGCGTACCTCGTGCTGTTCCCGCTCGGAAGGCTGCAGTACCTCGCACTGGAGAACGGCGCCGAGGCGTATCGCGAGGCCATCGCCCTGCCCAACCTGGGTCAGACCCTGTTCACCACCCTCCTCCTCGGGGCCGGGTCCCTGGTCATCGCCGTCGGACTCGGCACGCTGCTCGCGTGGTTCGCGATGCGGCTGCCGCAGGGGATGCGCTGGCTGGCGACGATCCCCATCCTGCCCATGGTGCTCCCGGCGGTGGCCGTCGTCGTCGGCTGGGCGTTCCTCTTCTCGCCGCAGGTCGGCTACATCAACCTCCTGCTGCGTCAGCTGCCGTTCGTCCACGTCGAGCAGCCCGAAGTCGGGCTGCCGGCCGGTCCGCTCAACGTGTACACCGTCGCGGGCGTCATCCTCGTCACCGGCATCCAGCTCGTACCGCTGATCTTCCTGTTCGTCCAGTCGAGCCTTCGCCAGTTCAACTACGAGAGCATCGAAGCGTCCTTGATCGCCGGCGCCGGACCAGTTCGCACCTTCGTCCTCATCGTGATCCCGCTCCTGCGGCCCGCGCTGGTGTATTCGGCGGCGTTCGCCATGCTTCTCGGACTCGGCCAGCTCACCGCACCACAGTTCCTCGGAACTCGCGAGGGCATTCGCGTACTCGCCACCGAGGTCTACCGCTTCGGCGGCGAGTCCCCGGTCGACTTCCCGCTCTCCGCCGCGGTCGCCTCCCCTCTCCTCGTCGCGGGAATCGTCTTCATCGTGGCCCAGCGAATCCTTCTTCGCCGCGACTTCAGGTTCGTCACCGCGGGCACCCGCGGTGCGACGCGGCCGCTGAAGCCGTCGCCCCTGGCCGCCCCGGCGATCATCGTCTACGGCATCGTCACCCTGGTGCTGCCGTTCCTCGCGCTCATCCTCGTCTCGCTCTCGCCGTTCTGGACCTCCTCCGTCGATCTCACGAGACTCACCTTCGACAACTACTTCAAGGCCTTCGACGACCCCGCCGTCATCAACGCGCTGACCACGAGCGTCGTCGTATCGCTGGCGGCCATGGGGATAGCGCTGCCGCTCGGATACCTGCTCACCGAGGTGCTCTACCGGCGCCGGGGCAACGCGGTGGTGCGCGCGATCATCGACACGATCACCCAGGTTCCCCTCGGCGTTCCGGCCGTCGTCTTCGGCGTCGGCTTCCTGTACGTGTACCTGGGCAATCCATTCATGCTGTACGGGACGCCGCTGCTCATGATCCTCGTCTATGTGGTGCTGGTGCTGCCCTTCACGGTCCGCCTCCAGCTCACGGCGCGGATGACGCTGGGCTCCACCTACGAGGATGCCGCCCGAGCAAGCGGAGCCGGCGTGCTGCGGACACATCTCGGCGTCATGGTGCCGATGATGCGCGGGGCGCTCGCCGGCGCGAGCATCCTCATGTTCGTCATCCTCACCCACGAGTTCGCCGCGTCGATGTTCGTGCGATCGACACGTGTGCAGGTACTCGGCACGCTGCTGTACGACCAGTGGTCGCGCGGTTCATACCCGATGGTCGCGACGATCGCCATCATCATGTCGGCGGTGACGGCCGCGGGACTCCTCCTCGCTGCCGCCGTCGGCGGACGCGCGGCGTCGCTGGACAAGCTCTGA